The following coding sequences lie in one Rutidosis leptorrhynchoides isolate AG116_Rl617_1_P2 chromosome 4, CSIRO_AGI_Rlap_v1, whole genome shotgun sequence genomic window:
- the LOC139840851 gene encoding cell number regulator 10-like encodes MYHSSNKNGYMKLSANANLPSSKAEHDAYVEHENTDPWSSGLCDCFSDVELCCLTCWLPYVTFGRIAEAVDDGNTCNAFFASCSKLFHEFDPLKGPCVLSGAIHALLTYFTGYGWKYSCAYRSKMRIKYKLDGSPCQDCLIHSCCMTCALCQEYRELQFRGVIVSQHEDDDQKNIGIEAVPVAPKGMIR; translated from the exons ATGTATCATTCTTCAAACAAAAATGGCTACATGAAACTTTCGGCAAATGCAAATCTACCATCTTCAAAAGCCGAACATGATGCATATGTAGAACATGAAAACACTGATCCTTGGTCCTCTGGCTTGTGTGACTGTTTCTCCGACGTCGAGCTTT GTTGCTTAACATGTTGGCTACCTTATGTTACTTTTGGGCGCATTGCAGAGGCCGTTGACGATGGCAATACATGTAACGCATTTTTCGCTTCATGTTCCAAACTATTTCATGAGTTTGATCCACTAAAAGGAC CTTGCGTTCTTAGTGGAGCGATTCATGCATTATTAACGTATTTTACGGGGTATGGGTGGAAGTATTCATGCGCGTATCGCTCAAAAATGAGGATTAAGTATAAGTTAGATGGCAGCCCTTGCCAGGACTGTTTGATTCATTCATGTTGCATGACATGTGCTTTATGTCAAGAGTACCGTGAGCTTCAATTTCGCGGTGTCATTGTTTCTCAACATG AAGATGATGACCAGAAGAATATTGGAATAGAGGCTGTGCCAGTGGCTCCTAAGGGAATGATCCGTTAA